The genome window TCCTCTACTCCTGTGCAGCCCTCATCACCTGTGATGACCACATCATCGTCCTCTGCACTTGTGCAGCCCTCATCACCTGTGAAGACCACATCATCGTCCTCTGCACTTGTGCAGCCCTCATCATCTGTGATGACCACATCATCGTCCTCTTCTCCTGTGCATCCCTCTACACCCTTGCCCTGTGCTGCTTCCACCCCTGTGATTTCCTCATCACAGGTTTCTGAGACACTATCTTTAATGGAGGTGGGTAATTGAGATTAGTAAGAACTGTTTAATGTGAATTCACAGACCTAATATTATTATCATCTATGTCATGGTGCAAAAAGATTTTATGAAACAGTTGTATTGTACAGAGTTTCTGTTTGTGATTATCAAACCGTGCCAAGTGTGCCATCTACTAAGGCCTTATTTGCTAAGCTACAGTTTGAAATATATCTAGTTGAAATAACTGTTTTTTGCtcttaagtgttttattttttaaattattattatttacatttaattattatatacaaTTTTATGTACATTAGTTTTGTTTGTTCTTTTTTCAGATGCACTCATTAAGGCAATCAAGAAAAAGACAGGTTTGTAATTAACCATGCactttatatgcttaaatgagtTCCTCTTGTTGAAAATCAGTTGGATTCTGGCAGTTGTCTATCCCATTAAGcaagtttttaaacatttagttAAAGAAATAATTTTGCATGATTTAAGTAAGTGTaacatttttctcatttagtATTCTGGGAGTGCCTACAGTGATTCAGATGTTACGGACTACAGTGATGTTGACTACATACCCCAGTTCAGCTCAGATGAATCAGatggaagtgcttctggacaaAGCAAGGCTGAAAGGAGTTCAGATGGATCAAACAATAAGTCTGAATGTAGTGATCCTAGACCCAACAAACGTTTAAGACATACTAAATCACCCCTTTCAAAAAGGAAAGCTGAAGAGGCAGGTAGTtcatctgccaaatgtatgACAGCAGTGTCATCAAAAAGGATGAAATGCCAAACTGAAGAGACCGAAACCTCATCTGACAAAAAGACTTTGGTTCAGTCAATGCCATCACCACAAAAAAAGAGCAGGtcatataacaaaaaacagtatTGCCTTTATTGCTCTAAGCCATATGCAAAAATGGCAAGACACCTTGAGTTTGTACATCGCAATGAAGTAGAGGTTGCAAAGGCTGTAGCTTTCCCAAAACGTTCCAAAGAACGAAGAGTCCAGTTAAACCTTCTTAGAAAAAAGGGCAACTTTGCTCACAACACAGATGTGGTGAGAAAAGGGGAAGGTGAGATGATTGCCTGCTACCgtccaaaaaagtgcaaaaACCCCAAAGAATTTATCCACTGTATTCACTGTCAAGGCCTTTACAACAAGCTCAGCCTATGGAAACACATTAAAAACTGTCCACTTAAACCGAAGGATGATGATGCTCAGGGCAGAAAAAGAGTAAGATCTCTTTGTGCCCTAAAAACACCTGTTGGCTTAGAGGTGAGTAAAGGTTTCAAGAAAGTACTTTCCCTGATGAACTATGACGAAGTTTCAAGGGTGATTCATAGTGACAGATGCATCATGCAACTGGGAGAGCACATGTTTAACAGGATGGGATCTGATGTGACCAAACATGACTACATCCGACAGAAAATGAGAGAAGTTGGCAGACTTCTTCTTGAAGCAAGAAGGATAACCCCACTGAAAACAATGGAGGACTTCATGATACCAGCAAACTTCAAACATGTCATATCAGCTGTGAAAGTTGTGTCTGGCTTTGACGAAGAGAAGAACTCTTACCGCATTCCCTCTTTAGCCCTCAAACTTGGACATTCTTTAAAAAAGATCTGTAGCATTGTTGAAAGTAATGCGATGATGTATGGAGACCATGAGCGTGCTGAGTGTGCTCGAGACTTCAGAAAAGTACACCAAGCAAGGTGGAATGAATACATTTCTGCTGGTGCTATAACTACATTAAAGGAAGCCAAGTGGAATGCACCACAGATCATTCCTTTCACTCAGGATGTCAAAGTCCTGCACGCACATCTAGAAAAGAAACGGGATAAATTCCTTAATAAACTTAAAAACTGCCCCTCTGCAGACAGCTATGCTGCTTTGGCCAAAGTCACTCTCTCCCAAGTTATCCTGTTCAATAGACGAAGAGAAGGTGAGGTGTCACGGATGCTTTTGTCAGCTTTTCAAAGCCGGGATTCTTCTGAGCTGCATGAAGACATAGCCATCTGTCTTTCTGAGTTCGAGAGGAAGCTGTGTAAACACTTTACCAGAGTAGAGATCCGTGGTAAGCGAGGGAGAAAGGTCCCTGTCCTCCTCAAACCTTCATTGGTTTCTGCCATGAAGCTGCTTGTTGAAACACGTGAGGCTTGTGGTGTCCCAAATGAGAATCCTTTTATGTTTGCCAGATCTGGTGCAATGTCTGCCTACAGAGGAGGAGAGTGCATAAGTAAAGCTGCTCGTGAATGTGGCATTAAGAATCCTGAAGCTCTTTCCTCAACCAGGCTCAGGAAACACATAGCTACCATGTCAAAGATTCTCAACCTTGATGAAAATGAAGCAGATCAACTGGCTGATTTTCTCGGTCACGATATAAGGATCCACAGACAGTATTACCGGTTACCAGAGGGGACATTGCAGCTGGCAAAAATGAGTAAGGTCTTAATGGCAATGGAGAAAGGAACACTGTCCAGCTTTAAAGGAAAGAGACTTGATGACATTGAAATCGACCCAAATGGTATGTATGAAATTAGATTTTTGTGCGCGTCTGTGCTTTACATATTTGCAAATCTGTATCTTTCATCATCttttgcaaaaaatacattgataCACAGATTCCTTTTATTGTTATAGAGCAACTTGAGGCCGAAGGTGATTCAATGTCAAGTGATGAAGAGGATTGTAGTGACCTGCCTCAGACAACATCACCAGTACCAGCAGAGACTGATCAACCATCTGCTTCCCAGAAAGatcaaggtaaaaaaaatctttaaactaCACAAACAGCAAGAAATGGCAAACCCTGAATTACTAAATACAATACCTATAGGCAACAGTAGCAAGACAGGAGCTTTTCAAAATTTGAGTTTGTTGTACAGTCAGTTTGAAGAAATAGATAAACATATATTATGTGATTTGTCATTTATTCACTAAGGCtgcgtttacattttgcattaacaTGCGATCTCGGTGATCCGTTCACGCAGATCCGATCATTCGTATATCAGGACACGGCGCGTTTACATTTGTCACATAAATGTGGCTTCTGTATCTGGATGTGTGACCTGATCCCGTGCGGGGAGACGCGCGCTGGGTggatagctgtcaatcaaaatggGTACAGCTGTCCTTAGCCACATGATTTAGGGTTTTCGCGCTAACCGCAATCCCGTATTGTACAGTGCTACTGAGAAGCCAACAGCAGAGAATAACTAGCAACCCCAACAACCGTGATGTTCACATTTTAAGCGTTAtattttttagctttaaaagCCTTCTCTTTAAAAGCCTTTATAGCGTCCGCACCGCGGATGAATATCCTGTTTTTACCTAAACTTGACTTTCACCCGCATGCTttaaatcaacaacaaaatccgCGTGAAACATGACCGACTCCACTGTTTTATTCTGCCTTAATAACGGGCTTTTGGCTCTGCCTGaacttatatgtatatttatattttaaccataaactgTTGTTAGTTATGTTTCCTGGtaattttaatatgatttaattAAAAGAGCTAACAATTTCCTAAATTTCCTGTTCATAGTGCGTAAGAagtaatgtaatttacaaacacatATAAGTAACCTTGCATAAAACCAACACTAAATAGATGTATTTGGTTAATGTTGTTATGGTTTGTACGTGttttaaagtaacttaaaatgtgttaaatgagacAGAAACAGCCGATTGACCAGAAAGAAGCGCAACATTCACATTGATATGTCGCCATGGAAACTCAAACATTATAACGATCCTGAATTCtgccattaaatattaaatctcTCTATGAATAGGAACATATAACATATGCCTGAATAACTTAAATACAGTCAGCAGtgttaaaatgcttttgaaTATCGATTTATTAAGATACTTTTAAGCGTAGCTTCCATTGCTCCACAAATATGAATGTATGCGTCTCTCACCTGCGCTCCATGACCTAACGACAGCTGTGAGAGGAGATGATAGTGGGCGGGTTTTTTTGTGACGTTGACCTGTAAATGCAGATACGATGGCTGGATTGCGTTTACATTACACTGAGATCCGATCACAATGCGTCCTCGACTACCTCTGCATCAGGACACACAGATCGGATAACATTCAGATCACAGACGCGTTTACACTTGTCTTTTCAATGTGTATGTGGACAACATCCGGATACAggtcgcatgttaatgccaagtgtaaacgcaACCGCCTTCTGCCTACACTGTTATGTGAAAAACCTGCAATGAAATTCacatacacagtatgatttttatttacattgttatatttaaatGCATCAATGCAGAATACTTAATTATAAAAAGGATTTTACTATACAGCTGTAATATGGTAAATTGGGTATATACAAGTCTTAAAAACAGTAATATGTgccccgtcacggaaaccagtgacacaagtcggcagaACAACTTTTGAGCTAATGATAGAaaagcatttttatattttttgcagaATCTGTTGAGATCACGAAGTAGCCTCTACATGTTTGATATAGCagtatttgtatatttaaaagggTACATTTTGAGGTTGATATCTGCTTTTTTTACGCAGTTTCTAGAATGCAGTAGGTGGTGTCGTCGTCTGTGTGCATTTACATACTGGATAAGCCAgcttttgtttcttttgtttcttttgttatTGCCCCTGCCCTCAGCGTGGCTACTTAACCTCTTGAGAAGGAGCCCCACTGTAGCCCAAACCAACCTATGTTCACTAAAATGGTTGTTTTTACCAAAAATACTCACAGTTAGGAGTCGTCTTCGTTTCATAGCTATTCGAGCTAttcaagaaatcttacggagtagtctaatttcgactcgctcttgcagtactttgacgtcatccgcctgtcagttcttgcagcgccacatgaagtcgaacacacaaaaaaaatcacacaatgATTGTTGAATTCGTTATGTAATTGGCTACGtattttgtctatcaatatttgccatgaagtcattggctgatggaggaacgatcGAGCGAGTACAGTGATATAAAGTGTTACGACGTAAATGGTCATcagattatatattataatctaTTACCAGACTTTCAttcgaaatctgatgtaaacaatagactatatatttctatatttcatggcatttgtggacaaaaatggtcattggatgattcacacgtctgaaacagactggatgcGACTTGTGATAAACACaaaaagtcctgtttattttttgtctgttttcatCCAGACTTCTTTCACAAAAAACTACATATGATgatagagcatctgtatctcaaaacggctttacagggtgtatggcttagctaaatgagatgtaaatgagccctattgtcacTCCCAGCAGAACAGAGGTGAAAATGATCCAAACTTTAAAAGGCTATATCTCCGCTTTGAGGTCTTTTGAGTTCCTACATTCAATGGCAACAACTTCTCCAAATATGATCAGATtcccatgtgttacacatcgctGGAAAGCTTAGATACTACCCATTAAGAATCTGCCCCAGACTTGTGTCTCTACTTTCCGTGTTCGGTCACATATCTAAAAATTACAATGTTGGCGTTTTGGTGAAATATCAATTTCTTTTTAGTAGTGCTGCAACGACGCGTCGACGTcatcgattacgtcgactacgAAAATACGTCGACATGCGTAAAATGCGTCGACGCGTCACGCTGTTTACATTCATCTCGCGTAAAGTTTATCATGAAAGGTTAGCAGTGTTTTCCCACATACACTGgttctctatgtgcttgtgcgcgagctctctctctcctatgcccgcgcatgtcttctgtagtaactctgtgtaatggcaattttttaaatttgtgcCGAATTGTCTGCGATGTCGCGTTTATAAATCAAAATTTTAGTAACTTAgaagttaaagtaacagctggttgaattaaacacaaggttattgggtcatgttttgtcactattttaatagtctttggggtggtttcctggacagagattagtttaagccaggactagaccttcgtttaattaggaaatataattagtttaaacaaacatgccttactaaaaacattacttgtgtgcattttgaggccaaactaaaggcactgatgtatttaaagatatgtcagtggaagatgttttcagtttggacagctcttatatttattttagtctaggactagtctaatccctgtctggaaaaACGGCTctatatgtctgacaacagaacagataatatgtgaaaatagcattcagttgtgttaaaatacaataaaacaaccAATGACTGTCAGATCAGACAGAGAGTAGAAAACAGATTATCCAACAGATTAAATAGCTAATCAAAAAAAGAacactttattaataaaaaaaattgttagagtagtcgactaatcggaaaaataatcgctagattagtcgacagaagaaatagtcgttagttgcagcTCTACTTTTTAGTGATCTGGCTCCCAACTGCATGAATATTGCTTTTCAAGCTACTTTGTTTGAACTTGAAATGTCAAAGTTCAATATCTATGTAGATGTTCCTCTGTGTGGCCAGGTTATGTTTCCTCATGTCATATTCTCTAGGGGCTAGGCTTCATTTATATgggtttaatatttaaattactATAGTTTTCATTCGCCACATTTATCAACACCCATTCATTTGTGTGATGGAATTGGCCACATGAAAGTTTAATGAGTCACACATGAGTGGTGTTGTAAGATTGTGTTTGCGCATGGATCTGCGCTTGTTTCTACATTTGATTGATAAAtaaatcccattgactttagTTGTAATAAGGATATGATTTTTCACTTTATAGGTTCATCAATACCTCCAAAAAGAAAATGGGAAGAAGTTGAGGTAAAAGCTGTTGAAAAACACCTGATGAAGTTCATCAAGACATGCAAAGTTCCTGGTAAGCAAGACTGCGAGAGATGCATTCAAGCAGAGCCAGAAGCCTTGAAGGAACGTACTTGGACTGGTGTGAAAAAT of Misgurnus anguillicaudatus chromosome 2, ASM2758022v2, whole genome shotgun sequence contains these proteins:
- the LOC141366165 gene encoding uncharacterized protein; the encoded protein is MTTSSSSSPVQPSSPVKTTSSSSSPVQPSSPVKTTSSSSSPVQPSSPVKTTSSSSALVQPSSSVMTTSSSSTPVQPSSPVMTTSSSSALVQPSSPVKTTSSSSALVQPSSSVMTTSSSSSPVHPSTPLPCAASTPVISSSQVSETLSLMEMHSLRQSRKRQYSGSAYSDSDVTDYSDVDYIPQFSSDESDGSASGQSKAERSSDGSNNKSECSDPRPNKRLRHTKSPLSKRKAEEAGSSSAKCMTAVSSKRMKCQTEETETSSDKKTLVQSMPSPQKKSRSYNKKQYCLYCSKPYAKMARHLEFVHRNEVEVAKAVAFPKRSKERRVQLNLLRKKGNFAHNTDVVRKGEGEMIACYRPKKCKNPKEFIHCIHCQGLYNKLSLWKHIKNCPLKPKDDDAQGRKRVRSLCALKTPVGLEVSKGFKKVLSLMNYDEVSRVIHSDRCIMQLGEHMFNRMGSDVTKHDYIRQKMREVGRLLLEARRITPLKTMEDFMIPANFKHVISAVKVVSGFDEEKNSYRIPSLALKLGHSLKKICSIVESNAMMYGDHERAECARDFRKVHQARWNEYISAGAITTLKEAKWNAPQIIPFTQDVKVLHAHLEKKRDKFLNKLKNCPSADSYAALAKVTLSQVILFNRRREGEVSRMLLSAFQSRDSSELHEDIAICLSEFERKLCKHFTRVEIRGKRGRKVPVLLKPSLVSAMKLLVETREACGVPNENPFMFARSGAMSAYRGGECISKAARECGIKNPEALSSTRLRKHIATMSKILNLDENEADQLADFLGHDIRIHRQYYRLPEGTLQLAKMSKVLMAMEKGTLSSFKGKRLDDIEIDPNEQLEAEGDSMSSDEEDCSDLPQTTSPVPAETDQPSASQKDQGSSIPPKRKWEEVEVKAVEKHLMKFIKTCKVPGKQDCERCIQAEPEALKERTWTGVKNYVRNRITTLKKQGGL